The nucleotide sequence TTTTTTAAGGGAATACCAGTCTTCCGGTGTAACATAAATTTTTGCATTTGGAAAAAGGTTTATTCCGCCTGAATGATCCGAATGAAAATGAGTGAGAATGATCTCTCCGATCATTCCCGGTTTTATGCCCGCAGATCCTAAAATTTGATCGGAAGAGATCCAATTTTGGACCGCAATCTTTGAAGTCGATATGGAAGAAGTCCCGGTATCGATCAAAATGTAACGTTTATCTAATTTTATTAGATAAAACAAGAATACGATCTCGGACTCACCTTCCTCTATTTCGGAATTCGCAAGACGATTCGGATAAAATGATTTTCCAACCAGGATTGCGTAGAATCCATCCTGTAATTCAGGAGGAGACATGGAGCCCGAAATTTCTGAAATTGGCTTTTTTACTTCTAGGGAAGAAGTCCCGCAATAGAATAATAAGGTCGTGACCAGCAGGATGAAAATTTTCAAAAT is from Leptospira sp. WS58.C1 and encodes:
- a CDS encoding MBL fold metallo-hydrolase; protein product: MKIFILLVTTLLFYCGTSSLEVKKPISEISGSMSPPELQDGFYAILVGKSFYPNRLANSEIEEGESEIVFLFYLIKLDKRYILIDTGTSSISTSKIAVQNWISSDQILGSAGIKPGMIGEIILTHFHSDHSGGINLFPNAKIYVTPEDWYSLKKNRTLGSKLFAKERSGKVQFVKSSFEVFSNFRILLTKGHTQGSIAIEWLRSPGKKFLITGDECYWVEFCKQGHSLSSEGTFSLSNNKEFLDYVSVLSSSGTKILTMHDPAVLSLGEEVLPRIYKLD